GCTCTCAGCATATTTTGTGTTCACCCAGTTTTTATAAGTAAACTAAGCCGTATAAGAAAATCAGATTAAATGAAGTGAAAGAAGTTTCGGAGAATATATTAGTGGAAATCGGTATCATGCAATCGCGTCGCTTTCAAAAATCGGACTCAGGTATTTCGACAGTCCTTTCTGCTGTCTTGCTGTTGGGATTACTTGTCTCCATATTGGCGGTTTTTAATGTAAGTTATGTTCCTGAATGGAAAGCGGATGCTGAGCGTGCCCACATGGATGATGTTTATGAAGACATGTCCCGTTTGAAGACAAACGGAGATTTAATTGCTCTTTCCACATCGATTGATCCAAATTCCACGGTGTCTCTCAGTGTACCGATAACCATGGGTGGTGGGTATATTCCTGTAGTTGGCGCGAGCAAATCCAGCGGTTCACTATCAATTAATGATGATATTACCAGTATGAAAATCGTGGCAAGCAATACGGCTACTAACAACACTTATACTTTCAATCTGACAGATCGGGGTTCTGTTATCTATACTTCAAATAATAACTACTACGTTGATCAGGTTCTGGTTTATGAAAACGGTGCATTAATTGTTTCCCAGAAAAACCGATCAATTATGAAACAGTCTCCCCCTGTTTACATAAACAATGTATTCGGGAATGATTACAGTGTTAATGTGAATTCAATTAGTCTTGTCGGGGATACAAGATCGGTAAGCAGTAGTGGTACTCAGGATGTGAGGTTTGATTCCCGCAGTTCCGTATGGAAATTCAACAACAATGAACCTCTCACGAATGTGACGATTTCAATAAACTCTAGTTACCCTTCTTCATGGGCAGAGTATTTCAACAGTTCTGCGCTTTCCGCAGGTCTGGTTTATTCTACGGATTTTACTATTACTGAAGGCACTGACTTTGCCAGTATCGCCATTTCCCCATCAGGTTCGCTGGAACTTTATCTTAAGGAAAGCAAAGTCGGTGTGTCAAGCGGTATTTTCTAAATATATTTTTCCGGATTTCAGGTATATTTTTAAGTCTCCATGACTTGTTATTATGGGGGTTAGGGAAATGCTTAAGGAAGCGATGTTTTACGAGAAACTTGATGATCTGAAAGTCCAATGTAATCTTTGTAACCACAGGTGTAAGATTGCAGAGGGGAAGACGGGTATTTGCAGAGTGCGACAGAACCGTGAAGGTGTATTATACAGTCTAATATACAGCACCGTTTCAAGTGAAGCAGTAGATCCTATTGAAAAGAAGCCTCTTTTCCATTTTTATCCGGGAACTCTTGCTTATTCCCTTGGGACAATTGGCTGTAATTTCAGATGCAAACATTGCCAGAACTGGACTATTTCCCAGGTAAACATTGATGAGGCAATGTCTGTAGAAATTACTCCTGAACAGGCAGTAGACAGGGCTCTTGCAACAGGGTGCCGGAGTATTGCATGGACTTACAATGAGCCTACAATCTGGTATGAGTATACATACGACTCTGCCAAACTTGCAAAAGAAGCCGGGTTGGCTACGGTTTATGTAACCAACGGTTACATAACTCCCGAAGCACTTCGTCAAATTGCACCTTATCTTGATGCTTTCAGGGTTGATATCAAAGCATTTACCGAAGAATTTTACCATAAAATTGCCGGAGCTAAACTGAAGCCTGTTCTTGACTCGGCAAAGCTGGCACGTGAATTAGGCATGCATGTGGAAGTGGTTTACCTGGTCATCCCAACGCTTAACGATTCCCGCAAGGAGCTTGAAGAGGTAAGTGCATGGATTTATGAAAATCTCGGAGATGATACCCCTGTGCATTTCACTCGTTTTCATCCATATTACCAGTTGCAGGATCTTCCTTCAACGCCTGTGGAGACGATAGAAATGGCCCATGAAATTGCATCTGATGCGGGATTGAAGTTTGTGTATATAGGCAATGTTTTCGGGCATATGTACGAAGATACCTTCTGCCCAAAATGTGGAAAGATGCTCATTAAAAGGGGTGGTTTTGACGTTGAGGAGAATCATATCACCCATGAGAATAAGTGTGAGTACTGCGGGGAATCCATACCTATATTTGATTGATTCGGGACCGCTTCTTTTCCGGGTTCAACTCTTCCAAATGGCGGTCTGGGACCGCTTTCCAATCAAAAAGTTTAAGTTTGATTAGTACATTAAGAAAGTCCGCGACATGATTCGCATCCAATGCCGCCATAACTCAGTTGGTAGAGTGTCTGGCTGTTAACCAGAATGTCACAGGTTCGAGCCCTGTTGGCGGCGTTCTTCCTTTTGATAACCAGTGGGCCTATAGCTTAGTCTGGTTAGAGCGCCCGGCTCATAACCGGGCGATCACCGGTTCAAATCCGGTTAGGCCCATAAGATAATTTTTTCTAGTCTTGGGTTTGGATTATTTTGTATTTTGTTCAAATTACGCTTCATGCATACATCGGGGTTATGTAACCTCTCAAAAACGCTACTATTATAGAAAATAGTAAAAAATATTCTTAAAATGTATGCGTATAAATGCAAAATTTAAGCTATTTAGACCTTCTATTCTTTAAAATATTTATATTAATCTTTTTAAAAAGCAATTTAAAGGCTAATAAAGTAATTTCAATTAAAATAAAGCATTAAAGGATTTCTTTTTTCTGCTAATATACATAAAAAGCTTCATGAAATAAAGTATGTTTATATTCCCCCTTAAGATTATGGAAATTGAGGGTTCAGGCTGTATCCCATCAGAAAAACAAAATGCTTGGACCCTATCATAAGAATATAAAGAGGTTAAATCATGAAAATAAAAACATTTAGTTTGATTGCTGTAGCATTCATGTTGGTAAGTCTTCTGGCAGTCTCTGCTATGGCTGCAGGGCAGGAAAGGGGGGCAATGAATTCATTCATAGACGCAGATGGCGACGGCCTATGCGACA
The DNA window shown above is from Methanohalophilus levihalophilus and carries:
- a CDS encoding DUF7289 family protein — protein: MEIGIMQSRRFQKSDSGISTVLSAVLLLGLLVSILAVFNVSYVPEWKADAERAHMDDVYEDMSRLKTNGDLIALSTSIDPNSTVSLSVPITMGGGYIPVVGASKSSGSLSINDDITSMKIVASNTATNNTYTFNLTDRGSVIYTSNNNYYVDQVLVYENGALIVSQKNRSIMKQSPPVYINNVFGNDYSVNVNSISLVGDTRSVSSSGTQDVRFDSRSSVWKFNNNEPLTNVTISINSSYPSSWAEYFNSSALSAGLVYSTDFTITEGTDFASIAISPSGSLELYLKESKVGVSSGIF
- the amrS gene encoding AmmeMemoRadiSam system radical SAM enzyme, whose translation is MLKEAMFYEKLDDLKVQCNLCNHRCKIAEGKTGICRVRQNREGVLYSLIYSTVSSEAVDPIEKKPLFHFYPGTLAYSLGTIGCNFRCKHCQNWTISQVNIDEAMSVEITPEQAVDRALATGCRSIAWTYNEPTIWYEYTYDSAKLAKEAGLATVYVTNGYITPEALRQIAPYLDAFRVDIKAFTEEFYHKIAGAKLKPVLDSAKLARELGMHVEVVYLVIPTLNDSRKELEEVSAWIYENLGDDTPVHFTRFHPYYQLQDLPSTPVETIEMAHEIASDAGLKFVYIGNVFGHMYEDTFCPKCGKMLIKRGGFDVEENHITHENKCEYCGESIPIFD